A segment of the Candidatus Kapaibacterium sp. genome:
TGAGCATTTACTCGAACGTTTTCATCGCGACAAGATAATCAAGCTCAATGCTGAAACTCAGAAGCAATATATGATTGTGTATAAGCAGTTTTTTACCGAAAACTTCTATCTTGAAGAAGTGGATAAAATCCGGGCGCATGTTTACGCGATTATTCAAGGTCTGGACTTGGCACAAAATACCATCTGGAAGCGGATGCAACGATTGAGAAAACTATTTGCATATGCAATAGAGCTCGAATGGATGACTCGAAATCCTATTACAAAGTCAATGGTGCCGGGATATGAGCATAAAACTGTTGAGATTTGCAGCGAAGAAGTAATTTATGAAGTCATCAACTATTTCAAAACTCGAAACTATGCTATGACTTTGATGATTGAATTTGCTTATTTGACAGCTATGCGAATACAGGAGATTATAGATTTGAATTGGAGTGATATTCACCTTGACAAAGGTTACTTTGTGATACACGGCAAAGGGGATAGAGACAGGATTTTTCCGGTCAAATACTTTCCGCGTGCAATAGAGATTCTCGAAGAGTCAAAGAGTATGGGTAACTTTAAGTTTGTTACTTGGACATCACAGCAGTATCCACAACGTACTCTCCAAGACGGGCTTGTGCAAATGTCAAAAGAGCTTAAAAAGAAATATCCACGAGTCACATTTCACATACTCCGCAAGTCTGCAATAAACAAGTGGAGAAAACTGGGAATTGACCCCGAAGCAAGGAATGCGATGAGTGGACATACTCGCGTTGTTGAAACTCAATTCTATCTTGCTGACCCGGACATCAACTTTTTCGAACATAAATTAACTGCTCTGGAGTAATTATGCCGGATTATTACAACAATGGTCATTACACGCTCGTTCCAAACTTTTACTGTAGAAAAGCAGGGGGTACTCCAATATTCTACGGATACACTTGTGAATTGAGCGATTGCTGCTTTCTTCTATTTGTGAATTGAAATGCTTAAAAATTTATAATGTCTCGAAGGTTTGAATATTTATTTCAATCATATCATCTCCCATGCTTTTTTAGTGAAATATCCAATTTGCTCGCCCTCCACCAAGTAGAGTATATTGTCGCAGCCGTCCAGTTCGAGTTCGGCACCGGATACTGCTCCGTCAATGGCATATTCGAATGGATAGTTCGGTTGTGATGCAACTCGAACCTCCATATCATCATCCAGGTTTTCTAAAATCTCTTTCAATTCACTTACTCTCATCTCAAATCCCTATTCAATATTTGTAAATGTCACTTCTGTTGATACTAATGTAATCCATTAACCTTACACACGCAAGTTATATTCTGCTATTTTGGATTATTTTTTAAGAATTATTTAATTCATTAAAATTGAAAATTTTAATTGCCGTAATAATTTATTTGGTCAAAATGTTTATATTAGTATCATCTTTTATTAACAATAAGCATAAAAAGTAATGGAAAACAAAAAAGTAATTTTCGTAGCCTTCGCCATG
Coding sequences within it:
- a CDS encoding tyrosine-type recombinase/integrase, producing MPRYVKPSENRWLHPTYRKAYCFNRNGYVHTCVNSHRQATSIEWLPKNKRAAMEILRTRIDRWFYPTADVSDTNNVSELTIEHLLERFHRDKIIKLNAETQKQYMIVYKQFFTENFYLEEVDKIRAHVYAIIQGLDLAQNTIWKRMQRLRKLFAYAIELEWMTRNPITKSMVPGYEHKTVEICSEEVIYEVINYFKTRNYAMTLMIEFAYLTAMRIQEIIDLNWSDIHLDKGYFVIHGKGDRDRIFPVKYFPRAIEILEESKSMGNFKFVTWTSQQYPQRTLQDGLVQMSKELKKKYPRVTFHILRKSAINKWRKLGIDPEARNAMSGHTRVVETQFYLADPDINFFEHKLTALE